The Macaca thibetana thibetana isolate TM-01 chromosome 19, ASM2454274v1, whole genome shotgun sequence genome has a segment encoding these proteins:
- the CEACAM18 gene encoding carcinoembryonic antigen-related cell adhesion molecule 18 has product MDLSRPRQSLWRRLFLMASLLACGICQASGQIFITQTLGIKGYRTLLALDNVPEDVQEYNWYRGANDSVGNMIISYKPPNAEQPGPRYTGRERVNREGSLLIRPTALNDTGNYTVRVVAGNETQRATGWLEVLELGSNPGISVNASSLVENMDSVVANCHTNVTNITWYVNDVPTSSSDRMAIFPDRKTLVIRRVSLYDRTLQCVIESFPEIFQKSERISLTVAYGPDYVLLRSNPYDFDGIVMAEIGSQVEMECICYSFPDLKYHWIHNGSLLNFSDAKMNLSSLAWEQTGRYRCIVENPMTQLTMYRDVRIQAPREDLTCCPPRFLHLRIHGGVPHRADGAGWCPTLWRPDICSDQPLLNQGKSGSMSIHLRPEDKTGRASR; this is encoded by the exons ATGGACCTTTCCAGACCCAGACAGAGCCTGTGGAGGAGGCTCTTCCTCATGG CCAGTCTGCTGGCCTGTGGGATCTGCCAGGCCTCTGGCCAAATCTTCATCACCCAAACCCTGGGGATCAAGGGATATCGGACCCTCCTGGCCCTGGATAACGTCCCTGAGGATGTTCAGGAATACAACTGGTACCGGGGTGCAAACGACAGCGTGGGAAACATGATTATCAGCTACAAACCGCCCAATGCTGAGCAGCCTGGGCCCAGGTACACTGGCAGGGAAAGAGTGAACAGAGAAGGCAGCCTGTTGATCAGGCCCACTGCATTAAATGACACAGGAAACTACACTGTTCGGGTGGTTGCAGGCAATGAGACCCAAAGAGCAACTGGCTGGCTGGAGGTTCTAG AGTTGGGAAGCAATCCGGGCATCTCCGTCAATGCCAGTTCCCTGGTGGAGAATATGGATTCCGTGGTCGCCAACTGCCACACCAATGTCACCAACATCACGTGGTATGTGAACGATGTACCGACCTCTAGCAGTGACCGGATGGCAATTTTCCCGGACCGCAAGACCCTCGTCATCCGCAGGGTCAGCCTCTATGACAGAACACTTCAGTGCGTGATAGAGAGTTTCCCAGAGATCTTTCAGAAAAGTGAACGCATCTCTCTGACTGTGGCCT ATGGACCCGACTATGTGCTGCTGAGGAGCAATCCTTATGATTTCGACGGCATTGTGATGGCTGAGATCGGCTCCCAAGTGGAAATGGAGTGTATCTGCTATTCTTTCCCGGATCTCAAGTACCACTGGATCCACAATGGCTCCCTCCTGAACTTCTCAGACGCAAAGATGAACCTCTCGAGTCTTGCCTGGGAGCAGACAGGCCGTTACCGATGCATCGTGGAGAACCCCATGACACAGCTGACTATGTACAGGGACGTCAGGATCCAGGCCCCCCGTGA GGATCTTACCTGTTGTCCACCGAGATTTCTCCATCTCAGGATCCATGGTGGTGTTCCTCATCGTGCTGACGGTGCTGGGTGGTGTCCAACTTTGTGGAGGCCTGATATATGCTCTGACCAACCACTACTCAATCAG GGCAAATCGGGCTCCATGAGTATCCACCTCAGACCTGAGGACAAGACCGGAAGGGCAAGcaggtga